In Thermoanaerobaculum aquaticum, one genomic interval encodes:
- a CDS encoding PKD domain-containing protein gives MWRLALCLICLGVDAAAVDLTITASPARPRVGEEVTFTFSPPVSQSGDEVIFDFGDGATGKVSWAVECALFGGCKQIKHTYLAAGNFRVLASGKVTGQDASGSLNLTVDPTPVPADLYLLAAAHVRGTNETNWRTDLVVNNVTFLAASYKLCLLRRGTGNQNPVCKSFTLPARQARRHQDVLFTEFGSEGAAALRIEAAPGVVLATSRTYNALEAGTYGQFVPVLGLSQALLAGEEGRLLQLSHNPALTDGFRTNLGLLNPTPGVVTAQLRFYRGDGILIGELAQDLQPYEFTQLDKVLERVTDQPVEDFYLVVSCNPAGARLFAYASVVDNRTGDAILVPLQKVPAQQ, from the coding sequence ATGTGGCGGCTCGCACTTTGCTTGATTTGCTTGGGGGTAGACGCAGCTGCGGTGGACCTTACCATCACGGCCTCACCAGCTCGTCCTCGGGTGGGTGAGGAAGTGACCTTTACCTTTTCGCCGCCGGTGAGCCAAAGCGGTGATGAGGTGATCTTTGACTTTGGGGACGGAGCCACCGGGAAGGTGAGTTGGGCCGTGGAGTGTGCGCTCTTTGGTGGGTGCAAACAGATCAAACACACCTATCTGGCGGCGGGAAACTTCCGCGTGCTGGCTTCCGGGAAGGTGACTGGACAGGACGCCTCCGGCTCCCTGAACCTCACCGTGGACCCGACGCCGGTGCCTGCCGACCTTTACCTTTTGGCGGCGGCGCACGTGCGGGGCACTAACGAGACCAACTGGCGCACGGATTTGGTGGTGAACAACGTGACCTTTCTGGCGGCTTCCTACAAACTGTGCCTCCTCCGCCGCGGGACCGGGAACCAAAACCCGGTGTGCAAGAGCTTTACCCTGCCGGCTCGGCAAGCCCGGCGACACCAGGATGTGTTGTTCACTGAGTTTGGCAGCGAGGGGGCAGCAGCCCTGCGTATCGAAGCCGCCCCTGGAGTAGTTTTGGCCACCAGTCGCACCTACAACGCGCTGGAGGCAGGCACCTACGGGCAGTTTGTGCCGGTTTTGGGTTTGTCCCAGGCGCTATTGGCTGGCGAGGAGGGGCGGCTTTTGCAGCTTTCCCATAACCCAGCGCTGACCGACGGTTTCCGCACCAACCTGGGGCTTTTGAACCCTACGCCCGGCGTGGTGACCGCGCAGCTTCGCTTTTACCGCGGCGACGGCATCCTGATTGGCGAGCTGGCCCAAGACCTTCAGCCCTACGAGTTCACCCAGCTGGACAAGGTCCTCGAAAGGGTCACGGATCAACCAGTGGAGGACTTCTACCTAGTGGTTTCCTGCAACCCGGCGGGAGCTCGGCTTTTTGCTTACGCCTCGGTGGTGGACAACCGCACCGGCGACGCCATCTTGGTGCCGCTGCAAAAAGTGCCCGCCCAGCAGTAG
- a CDS encoding DUF4388 domain-containing protein, whose amino-acid sequence MGEQTSRHIYVGELAETPLPEMLATIHRYRVPGVLEAEVGDAIKRVFIYDGDIIFATSTNRAESLGDMLLAAGRITHEQYRASSLLLLENPHKRHGQVLVEMGILTEAELRVVVLEQVQRIVWGLFGVNEGKVTFTLGEYRTDETYKLRIPTPRAVLHGCKTVPDARRLVGRLGSKSTVFQRVPTPEHLRGLELEAQEEQLLSLVDGRKTFYELCEQGPFAPGLNARVLYAFHCLGLIQKAKEQAGIKVQVSSS is encoded by the coding sequence GTGGGGGAACAAACCTCTCGTCATATTTACGTGGGGGAGCTTGCCGAAACACCGCTCCCGGAAATGCTGGCTACCATCCACCGCTACCGCGTCCCGGGGGTGCTGGAGGCGGAGGTAGGGGACGCCATTAAGCGGGTTTTCATTTACGACGGCGACATCATCTTTGCCACCTCCACCAACCGCGCCGAATCCCTCGGTGACATGCTGTTAGCCGCGGGAAGGATCACCCACGAGCAGTACCGGGCCTCTTCGCTTTTGCTTTTGGAAAACCCCCATAAGCGCCACGGCCAGGTGCTGGTGGAAATGGGGATCCTTACCGAAGCCGAGCTGCGGGTGGTGGTGCTGGAACAGGTGCAGCGCATCGTCTGGGGGCTTTTTGGGGTGAACGAAGGCAAGGTGACGTTTACCCTAGGGGAATACCGCACGGACGAAACCTACAAGCTGCGTATCCCCACCCCCAGGGCCGTGCTTCACGGCTGTAAGACCGTTCCCGACGCCCGCCGGCTGGTGGGGCGCCTGGGCAGCAAGAGCACGGTTTTCCAAAGGGTCCCCACCCCGGAGCACCTGCGGGGGTTGGAGCTGGAGGCCCAGGAGGAGCAGCTTTTGTCTTTGGTGGACGGCCGTAAGACCTTTTACGAGCTGTGCGAGCAGGGGCCCTTTGCCCCCGGCCTTAACGCCCGCGTTCTGTACGCGTTTCACTGCTTGGGGCTGATTCAAAAGGCCAAGGAGCAGGCGGGCATCAAGGTGCAGGTTTCGTCGAGCTGA
- a CDS encoding FmdB family zinc ribbon protein: MPLYEYACASCGVHTEVMQRVGAPPLASCPHCGGPVHKVLAPPALHFKGTGWYVTDYARGGNGGKAESRTEQKGGSESATASSGDTASGNGKKP, from the coding sequence ATGCCGCTTTACGAGTACGCCTGTGCAAGCTGTGGCGTTCATACGGAGGTCATGCAACGGGTGGGTGCGCCGCCGTTGGCCTCGTGCCCTCACTGTGGCGGTCCGGTTCATAAGGTGCTGGCTCCGCCTGCGCTTCACTTCAAGGGCACGGGGTGGTACGTCACCGACTACGCCCGTGGGGGCAACGGGGGGAAAGCGGAAAGCCGCACCGAGCAAAAGGGGGGTTCCGAAAGCGCCACGGCGTCCTCCGGGGACACCGCCTCGGGAAACGGAAAAAAGCCTTAA
- a CDS encoding UTP--glucose-1-phosphate uridylyltransferase: protein MLTRAVFPVAGFGTRFLPASKAIPKELIPLVDKPALQYVVEEAVAAGFTTAIFVTAEGKAAIEDHFDRSLRLEAFLAEKGKHQLLRTVQEVGNLVEVVAVRQKQALGLGHAVLQAASLLGREPFAVLLGDDVIVGESPAIGRLAEVHRQTGASVVAVMEVPAAEISRYGCVAAEPLGDGVFRVNDLVEKPAPEVAPSRWAVIGRYILTPTVLEELRSTPPDASGEIQLTEGLRRTLRREPIYACTFPGKRYDAGNKGDFLRATVELGLSHPELGEAFRNFLEDLARRNFQP, encoded by the coding sequence ATGCTCACCCGCGCGGTTTTCCCGGTGGCCGGCTTTGGCACCCGTTTTCTGCCGGCCTCCAAGGCCATCCCCAAGGAGCTCATCCCGCTGGTGGACAAGCCGGCCCTCCAGTACGTGGTGGAGGAAGCGGTAGCCGCCGGCTTCACCACGGCGATTTTCGTAACCGCGGAAGGCAAAGCGGCCATCGAGGATCATTTTGACCGCAGCCTGCGCCTGGAGGCCTTTCTTGCGGAAAAAGGCAAACACCAGCTCTTGCGGACGGTGCAGGAGGTGGGCAACCTGGTGGAGGTCGTAGCCGTTCGCCAAAAGCAGGCCCTGGGGCTGGGGCACGCGGTGCTGCAAGCCGCCTCCCTTTTGGGCCGCGAGCCCTTTGCGGTGCTGCTGGGGGATGACGTGATCGTGGGGGAAAGCCCGGCCATTGGCCGGCTGGCCGAGGTGCACCGGCAAACCGGGGCTTCGGTGGTGGCGGTCATGGAGGTGCCCGCGGCAGAAATTTCCCGCTACGGGTGCGTGGCGGCGGAGCCCCTGGGCGACGGGGTTTTCCGCGTCAACGACCTGGTGGAAAAACCCGCCCCCGAGGTGGCCCCTTCCCGCTGGGCGGTCATTGGCCGCTACATCCTCACGCCCACGGTGCTGGAGGAGCTGCGCTCTACACCCCCCGATGCTTCCGGGGAAATCCAGCTCACCGAGGGCCTGCGCCGCACCTTGAGGCGGGAACCCATTTACGCCTGTACCTTTCCAGGGAAGCGTTACGACGCCGGCAACAAGGGAGACTTCCTCCGCGCCACGGTGGAGCTGGGGCTTTCCCACCCCGAGCTAGGGGAGGCCTTCAGAAACTTTCTGGAAGATCTGGCCCGGCGTAACTTCCAACCTTAA
- a CDS encoding DUF192 domain-containing protein, which produces MIPFLLAVVLAGQAATPTCVLPDNTVVSLELAVTDEQKAVGLMFRDVLPPNHGMLFLFDREDYLPFWMKNTLIPLDFIWLDASGTVVDVKASVPPCKLDPCPSYKPSRPARAVLELAAGQAAAHGVKPGVRLTFTAVPGYPVAGEGRR; this is translated from the coding sequence ATGATCCCGTTTTTGCTTGCTGTGGTTCTTGCTGGTCAAGCAGCAACACCGACCTGCGTGCTTCCCGATAACACCGTGGTTTCGCTGGAGCTGGCGGTCACCGACGAGCAAAAGGCCGTGGGGCTGATGTTCCGCGATGTGCTGCCGCCCAACCACGGGATGCTGTTTTTGTTTGACCGGGAGGATTACCTGCCCTTCTGGATGAAGAACACCCTCATCCCGCTGGATTTCATTTGGCTGGATGCCAGCGGCACGGTGGTGGATGTGAAGGCCTCGGTGCCCCCCTGCAAGCTGGACCCCTGCCCCTCCTACAAGCCCAGCCGCCCGGCGCGGGCGGTGCTGGAGCTGGCGGCCGGGCAAGCGGCAGCCCACGGTGTCAAACCCGGGGTTCGCCTGACGTTCACCGCGGTCCCCGGCTATCCGGTTGCCGGTGAGGGTCGCCGCTGA
- a CDS encoding sigma-54-dependent transcriptional regulator has protein sequence MPPRILVVDDEAPMRELLRIILEAEGYHVAEASTLSEAHAQLHRNRFDLVVCDIYLPDGNGLELIRTARQNNQETPFVVITAHTTPAQAITALREGAVDYLSKPFDVEVLKAVVGKHLAPAAPQPVAFFGFLGQAPSLWPILQRLPQVARSDATVLITGESGTGKELLARAIHAASPRAAAPFVPVNCGALPEPLLESELFGHARGAFTGAVREKKGLFLEAHGGTLFLDEVGELPLTMQVKLLRALQERRIRPVGDNREIEVDVRIIAATNRDLEKLLKEGQFREDLYYRLNVIHLHVPPLRERREDIPELARHFVSRACNRLKLPTKQIHRDVMAVLENYPWPGNVRELENIMERAVALEPSSVITLSALPTTLLGQGEMAPSSGPVRLPEGGLDVEAHLHELRREYMRQALARTGGVQKEAAKLLRMSYRAFRYHVAKYKLVED, from the coding sequence GTGCCACCGCGCATTCTGGTTGTGGACGATGAAGCCCCCATGCGCGAGCTTTTGCGCATCATCCTGGAGGCCGAGGGGTACCACGTGGCGGAGGCGAGCACCCTCAGCGAAGCCCACGCCCAGTTGCACCGCAACCGCTTCGATTTGGTGGTTTGCGACATCTACCTGCCCGATGGCAACGGGCTGGAGCTCATCCGCACTGCCCGCCAAAACAACCAAGAAACCCCGTTTGTAGTGATTACCGCCCACACTACCCCGGCCCAAGCCATCACCGCGCTGCGGGAGGGGGCGGTGGATTACCTTTCCAAGCCCTTCGACGTTGAGGTCTTGAAGGCCGTAGTGGGCAAGCATCTGGCGCCTGCCGCCCCGCAACCGGTGGCGTTTTTTGGGTTTTTGGGCCAGGCGCCCAGCTTATGGCCCATCCTCCAGCGCCTCCCTCAGGTGGCCCGCAGCGATGCCACCGTGCTCATTACCGGCGAATCGGGAACCGGCAAGGAGCTGTTGGCGCGGGCCATCCACGCGGCTTCCCCGCGAGCCGCTGCTCCTTTTGTGCCGGTGAACTGCGGTGCCCTGCCCGAGCCCCTTCTGGAAAGCGAGCTCTTCGGCCACGCCCGCGGTGCTTTTACCGGTGCCGTCCGCGAAAAGAAGGGGCTTTTCCTGGAAGCGCATGGGGGCACGTTGTTCTTGGACGAGGTAGGGGAGCTGCCGCTGACCATGCAGGTAAAGCTCCTCCGCGCTTTGCAGGAACGGCGCATCCGCCCCGTGGGCGACAACCGGGAAATCGAGGTGGACGTGCGCATCATTGCCGCCACCAACCGGGATTTGGAAAAGCTCCTCAAGGAAGGGCAGTTCCGCGAGGACCTGTACTACCGGCTCAACGTCATTCACCTGCACGTGCCGCCGCTGCGGGAGCGAAGGGAGGACATCCCCGAGCTGGCCCGCCACTTCGTGAGCCGCGCGTGCAACCGCCTCAAACTCCCCACCAAGCAAATTCACCGCGACGTGATGGCGGTCCTGGAAAACTACCCGTGGCCGGGGAACGTACGGGAGCTGGAAAACATCATGGAAAGGGCGGTGGCGCTGGAGCCTTCCTCGGTGATCACCCTAAGCGCGCTTCCCACTACCCTTTTGGGGCAGGGGGAAATGGCACCGTCTTCAGGCCCGGTGCGCCTTCCCGAAGGGGGCCTGGACGTGGAAGCGCACCTGCACGAGTTGCGAAGGGAGTACATGCGCCAAGCCCTGGCGCGCACCGGTGGTGTGCAAAAAGAAGCAGCCAAGCTCCTGCGCATGTCCTACCGGGCGTTCCGCTACCATGTGGCAAAGTACAAGCTAGTGGAGGATTAA
- a CDS encoding two-component system sensor histidine kinase NtrB, with translation MARWLLGLRLLAIGAVVVTALILQSLSEEMLPLSPLFAVAGWGFALSLVWLILWLAGLEPAVHGLLQLLGDVVLVTAIVYFTGGAWSPFAFLLLAPVLLAALMYGLKGALALASAAFLAYLAMVQLVVSRVLPPPASISALASPRPPSLTLQLGLTAVGFASVALLASYLAHSLQQAERSLQEEREAAARALALTADVLRSVESGVLACDLKGRVLLANPAASSITGQPQPLEGKKLSEVLPLAGVSWETILDRVAKGFPQRLEGELPPSNRPVGCTVTPLASDNGAVLGAVVHFRDLTEVQEAARKEKLKERMVAAGEMAAGIAHEIRNPLASISGAAQVLANRSTLTEEERRLLRIVVSESKRLSNIIESFLNYARPPEPHWGPCNIGSVLEETLDLFTHSSELGPNHRILRRIVRHEKPVVADEQQLRQAFFNLARNAIQAMPGGGTLTVEAFPDGAFYVVRFADEGEGMDPERIHEIFQPFKAFRKGGTGLGLAVVYSIVSEHGGEVKVESQPGRGSVFTLSIPMREV, from the coding sequence TTGGCGCGATGGCTTTTGGGCCTGCGGCTCTTGGCCATCGGCGCGGTGGTGGTGACGGCGCTCATCCTCCAAAGCCTTTCGGAGGAAATGCTGCCCCTTTCCCCGCTTTTCGCCGTGGCCGGGTGGGGTTTTGCCCTTTCCCTGGTGTGGTTGATCCTCTGGCTGGCCGGTCTTGAGCCCGCGGTTCACGGCCTTTTGCAGCTCCTGGGTGACGTGGTGCTGGTTACCGCCATCGTGTACTTCACCGGCGGGGCATGGTCGCCTTTTGCCTTCTTGCTTTTGGCGCCGGTGCTTTTGGCCGCGCTCATGTATGGTCTCAAAGGGGCCTTGGCGCTGGCTTCCGCCGCTTTCCTCGCCTACCTGGCCATGGTGCAGCTGGTGGTGTCGCGAGTGCTGCCACCCCCTGCCAGCATTTCGGCCCTGGCCTCGCCCCGTCCCCCTTCGCTGACCCTGCAGCTGGGGCTTACCGCCGTGGGCTTTGCGTCGGTGGCGCTGTTGGCCTCTTACCTGGCTCACTCCCTGCAGCAAGCCGAGCGAAGCCTCCAGGAGGAAAGAGAAGCCGCCGCCCGGGCCCTGGCCCTCACCGCCGATGTGCTGCGCTCCGTGGAATCGGGGGTGCTGGCTTGCGACCTCAAAGGGCGTGTGCTCCTGGCCAACCCGGCCGCATCCTCCATCACCGGACAGCCGCAACCCCTGGAGGGGAAAAAGCTTTCCGAAGTACTGCCCCTCGCTGGGGTGTCCTGGGAAACCATTCTGGACCGCGTGGCGAAGGGCTTCCCCCAAAGGCTGGAAGGGGAGCTCCCACCCAGCAATCGCCCCGTAGGGTGCACGGTCACACCGCTGGCCTCCGACAACGGCGCGGTTTTGGGGGCGGTGGTGCACTTCCGCGATCTCACCGAGGTGCAAGAAGCGGCACGCAAAGAAAAGCTCAAGGAGCGCATGGTGGCAGCCGGCGAGATGGCAGCGGGCATTGCCCACGAGATCCGCAACCCGCTGGCCTCCATTTCCGGAGCGGCTCAGGTGTTGGCAAACCGCAGCACCCTCACCGAGGAGGAACGCCGGCTGTTGCGCATCGTGGTGAGCGAATCGAAAAGGCTTTCCAACATCATCGAGTCGTTCCTCAACTACGCCAGGCCGCCCGAACCGCACTGGGGCCCCTGCAACATAGGAAGCGTCCTGGAGGAAACCCTGGACCTTTTTACCCACTCTTCGGAGCTTGGCCCCAACCACCGCATCCTGCGCCGCATCGTGCGCCACGAAAAACCGGTGGTGGCCGATGAGCAGCAGCTCCGCCAGGCCTTTTTCAACCTGGCCCGCAACGCCATTCAAGCCATGCCCGGCGGGGGAACGCTCACCGTGGAGGCTTTCCCCGATGGGGCCTTTTATGTGGTACGTTTTGCCGACGAGGGGGAAGGCATGGACCCCGAGCGCATTCATGAGATCTTTCAGCCGTTTAAGGCGTTCCGCAAAGGAGGAACCGGTTTAGGGCTGGCGGTGGTTTACTCCATCGTCAGCGAACACGGCGGTGAGGTGAAGGTGGAGTCCCAGCCAGGCCGAGGTTCGGTTTTTACGCTTTCCATCCCCATGCGGGAGGTGTAA
- a CDS encoding type II secretion system F family protein: protein MPSYEWRGRDRTGAVRSGVLVADSKEAVFALLRRQQIVPTTVKEKGKEVAVPRLRGRISDKALAIFTRQFSVMIDAGLPLVQCLQILGEQQEDKRFAQIILQVRQDVEAGSSLAAALRKHPQAFSDLYVNMVAAGEAGGILDTILQRLATYIEKAARLKAQVKSAMIYPAAVITIAILVVYVILWKVIPVFASLFTSLGAELPLPTRIVVALSNFVAGFWWLILGLAVAAFFAVRLYYQTEQGKLVIDRLLLKAPVLGIVLRKIAVARFCRTLGTLLASGVPLLESLDITARTSGNAVIEQAILEVRKRVEEGKTLAEPLGATGQFPPMVVQMISVGETTGAMDTMLSKIADFYEEEVDMAVAGMMKLIEPLLIAFLGVVIGGIVISMYLPMFDLISKIG from the coding sequence ATGCCAAGCTACGAGTGGCGCGGTAGGGACCGAACCGGCGCCGTGCGCAGCGGGGTTTTGGTTGCCGACAGCAAGGAAGCGGTTTTTGCCCTGCTGCGCCGGCAGCAGATCGTGCCCACCACCGTCAAGGAAAAAGGCAAGGAAGTGGCGGTGCCGCGCTTGCGCGGCCGGATCTCCGACAAAGCGCTGGCCATCTTCACCCGCCAGTTTTCGGTGATGATTGACGCCGGTTTGCCTCTGGTGCAATGCCTGCAAATCCTTGGTGAGCAGCAGGAGGACAAGCGCTTTGCCCAGATCATCCTGCAGGTGCGGCAGGATGTGGAAGCAGGTTCCTCCCTGGCAGCTGCCCTGCGGAAGCACCCGCAGGCCTTCAGCGACCTTTACGTGAACATGGTGGCTGCCGGTGAAGCCGGCGGTATTTTGGACACCATCCTCCAGCGTTTGGCCACCTATATTGAAAAGGCAGCGCGCCTGAAAGCGCAGGTGAAGTCCGCCATGATTTACCCGGCGGCGGTGATCACCATCGCCATTCTCGTGGTTTACGTGATCCTCTGGAAGGTGATCCCGGTTTTTGCGTCGTTGTTTACCTCCCTGGGGGCCGAGCTCCCCTTGCCCACCCGTATCGTGGTGGCCCTTTCCAATTTCGTAGCCGGCTTTTGGTGGTTGATATTGGGTTTGGCGGTGGCCGCTTTCTTTGCGGTGCGCCTGTACTACCAAACCGAGCAGGGTAAGCTGGTGATTGACCGCCTTTTGCTGAAAGCGCCGGTGTTAGGAATCGTTTTAAGAAAAATTGCGGTGGCCCGCTTTTGCCGCACGTTGGGAACACTTCTAGCTTCCGGTGTGCCGCTTCTGGAGTCCCTGGACATTACCGCTCGCACCTCGGGGAACGCGGTAATCGAGCAGGCCATCCTTGAAGTGCGCAAGAGGGTCGAGGAGGGCAAGACGCTGGCCGAGCCTCTGGGGGCTACGGGGCAGTTTCCCCCCATGGTGGTGCAGATGATTTCCGTGGGCGAAACCACCGGCGCCATGGACACCATGCTTTCCAAAATTGCGGACTTTTACGAAGAAGAGGTGGACATGGCGGTGGCCGGCATGATGAAGCTCATTGAACCGCTGCTCATTGCGTTTTTGGGCGTGGTCATTGGCGGCATCGTGATTTCCATGTACCTGCCCATGTTCGACCTCATCTCCAAGATCGGATGA
- a CDS encoding type IV pilus twitching motility protein PilT, which translates to MPVTLHELLKIAVDRGATDLHLTTGSPPIIRVDGMLERLPNYPVLTAPETKRLAYSVLTDAQKHRLEENLELDFSFGIKNLARFRANVYFQRGAIAAAFRRIPYEILGFRDLGLPPVVETLCNKPRGLVLVTGPTGSGKSTTLAAMIDKINKERPVHIITIEDPIEYLHSHQKAMVNQRELHSDTLSYANALRSVLREDPDVVLIGEMRDLETIEAALQIAETGHLTFATLHTNSAPQTINRIIDVFPEHQQPQVRAQLSFVLEGIICQSLLPKASGKGRVLACEVLIPNAAVRNLIREDKIHQIYSVMQTGQLTHGMQTFNQSLATLYQRRLIKLETALSYSSNPDELQDLINRGVGVVQPPVAPRVGGRS; encoded by the coding sequence ATGCCAGTCACGCTTCATGAGCTTTTGAAAATTGCAGTGGATCGGGGGGCCACCGACCTCCACCTCACCACCGGCTCACCACCCATCATCCGCGTGGACGGCATGCTGGAGCGCCTCCCCAACTACCCGGTGCTCACTGCCCCGGAAACCAAGCGGCTGGCCTATTCGGTGCTCACTGATGCGCAAAAGCACCGCTTGGAGGAAAACCTGGAGCTGGACTTCTCCTTTGGCATTAAGAACCTGGCGCGCTTCAGGGCCAACGTGTACTTCCAACGGGGCGCCATTGCCGCGGCCTTCCGGCGCATTCCTTACGAGATCCTGGGCTTTCGCGACTTGGGTTTGCCGCCGGTGGTGGAAACCCTGTGCAACAAGCCCCGGGGGCTGGTGCTGGTCACCGGGCCTACGGGCTCCGGCAAGTCCACCACCCTGGCGGCCATGATTGACAAGATCAACAAGGAGCGCCCGGTTCACATCATCACCATCGAAGACCCCATCGAGTACCTGCACTCGCACCAAAAGGCCATGGTGAACCAACGGGAGCTGCACAGCGACACGCTTTCCTACGCCAACGCCTTGCGTTCGGTCTTGCGCGAAGACCCGGACGTGGTGCTCATCGGCGAGATGCGCGACCTGGAAACCATCGAGGCGGCGTTGCAAATTGCCGAAACCGGCCACCTGACCTTTGCCACCCTGCACACCAACTCCGCCCCGCAAACTATCAACCGCATCATTGACGTGTTCCCGGAACATCAGCAGCCACAGGTGCGGGCGCAGCTTTCCTTCGTGCTGGAGGGGATCATCTGTCAGTCCTTGCTGCCCAAAGCGTCGGGCAAAGGTCGGGTGCTGGCCTGCGAGGTGTTGATCCCCAACGCCGCGGTGCGAAACCTCATCCGTGAGGACAAAATCCACCAAATTTACTCGGTCATGCAAACCGGGCAGCTCACCCACGGTATGCAAACCTTTAACCAGTCGCTGGCGACCCTGTACCAGCGGCGGCTTATCAAGCTGGAAACGGCGCTTTCGTACAGCTCGAACCCCGACGAGCTGCAGGACCTGATCAACCGGGGTGTGGGGGTTGTGCAGCCTCCCGTGGCACCCCGGGTAGGAGGGAGGAGCTAG
- the pilB gene encoding type IV-A pilus assembly ATPase PilB: MMALKLGELLLKAGMITPAQLEKALEEQRSRGGKLGEILQKLGYVTEDDIIECLSHQYGVPSINLRNFEIDPAVAKLIPEDQARKHNIIAILKTGQTLTVAMADPTNIFAVDDITFSTGFKVDPVVASEEAIREAIDKVYGSTREVELKKVMEDLATVEEEALELLEEEEELDVAELAKESTEAPVVRLVNIILTDAIKRGASDIHIEPYEKTFRVRYRIDGILQEIMTPPLRLKDAITSRIKILAKLDIAEKRLPQDGRIKLKAKVEGRTRELDYRVSTVPTLFGEKVVLRLLDKENLRLDMTKLGFEKSSLKKFEDAILKPYGMVLVTGPTGSGKTNTLYSAISRINTPEVNIMTAEDPVEFQLPGVNQVQMKESIGLNFAAALRAFLRQDPNIILVGEIRDFETAEIAIKAALTGHLVLSTLHTNDAPSTISRLMNMGIEPFLVATSVNVIAAQRLVRRICSNCKEEVEVPIQGLLSVGFSEAEAHSLKVYRGRGCDRCGNTGYKGRVGLFEVMEITDDIRELILSGATVVELRRKAIEEGMITLRQSGLHKIREGITTIEEVVRETVL, translated from the coding sequence ATCATGGCGCTGAAACTCGGTGAGTTGCTTTTGAAAGCTGGGATGATCACCCCAGCCCAACTGGAAAAGGCCTTGGAGGAACAGCGGAGCCGCGGCGGCAAACTGGGGGAAATCCTGCAAAAGCTCGGCTATGTCACCGAGGATGACATCATCGAGTGCCTCTCCCATCAGTACGGGGTGCCCTCCATCAACCTCCGCAACTTCGAAATTGACCCGGCGGTGGCCAAGCTCATCCCCGAGGACCAGGCCCGCAAGCACAACATCATTGCCATCCTCAAAACCGGACAGACCCTCACGGTGGCCATGGCCGACCCCACCAACATCTTTGCCGTGGACGACATCACCTTTTCCACCGGCTTCAAGGTGGACCCGGTGGTGGCCTCGGAAGAAGCCATCCGCGAAGCCATTGACAAGGTGTACGGCTCCACCCGTGAGGTGGAGCTCAAGAAGGTCATGGAAGACCTGGCCACGGTGGAAGAGGAAGCGCTGGAGCTGTTGGAGGAGGAAGAGGAGCTGGACGTTGCCGAGCTGGCCAAGGAGTCCACGGAAGCTCCCGTGGTGCGGCTGGTGAACATCATCCTCACCGACGCCATCAAGCGCGGGGCTTCGGACATCCACATCGAGCCTTACGAAAAAACCTTCCGCGTCCGCTACCGCATTGACGGCATCCTGCAGGAAATCATGACCCCGCCGTTGCGGCTTAAGGACGCCATTACCTCCCGCATCAAGATCCTGGCCAAGCTGGACATTGCCGAAAAGCGCTTGCCCCAGGACGGACGCATCAAGCTCAAGGCCAAGGTGGAAGGGCGCACCCGGGAGCTGGATTACCGCGTGTCCACGGTGCCCACGCTCTTTGGCGAAAAGGTGGTGCTGCGGCTTTTGGACAAGGAAAACCTGCGCCTGGACATGACCAAGCTGGGCTTTGAGAAGAGCTCCCTCAAGAAGTTTGAGGACGCCATTCTGAAGCCTTACGGCATGGTGCTGGTCACCGGGCCTACGGGTTCCGGCAAAACCAACACGCTTTATTCCGCCATTTCCCGCATCAACACCCCCGAGGTCAACATCATGACCGCCGAGGACCCGGTGGAGTTTCAGCTTCCCGGTGTCAACCAGGTGCAAATGAAGGAAAGCATCGGCCTCAACTTTGCCGCCGCCCTGCGGGCCTTCTTGCGGCAGGACCCCAACATCATCCTAGTGGGGGAAATCCGGGACTTTGAAACCGCAGAAATTGCCATCAAGGCCGCCCTCACCGGCCACCTGGTGCTTTCCACCCTGCACACCAACGACGCCCCCTCCACCATCTCACGGCTTATGAACATGGGCATCGAGCCGTTCCTGGTGGCCACCTCGGTGAACGTCATTGCCGCCCAGAGGTTGGTGCGGCGCATCTGCAGCAACTGCAAGGAAGAGGTGGAGGTCCCCATCCAGGGCTTGCTTTCCGTGGGCTTTTCCGAGGCTGAAGCCCACTCCCTCAAGGTGTACCGGGGTCGCGGCTGCGACCGCTGCGGCAACACCGGCTACAAGGGCCGGGTGGGTCTTTTCGAGGTGATGGAAATCACCGACGACATCCGCGAGCTCATCCTTTCCGGCGCTACCGTCGTAGAATTGCGACGGAAAGCCATTGAGGAAGGGATGATTACCCTGCGGCAATCGGGCCTCCACAAAATCCGCGAAGGTATAACCACCATCGAGGAAGTAGTCCGCGAGACCGTGCTGTAA